Proteins encoded in a region of the Candidatus Zixiibacteriota bacterium genome:
- a CDS encoding uracil-DNA glycosylase codes for MDESLATMGRALRQLLDTEPSLQLFDDPRAQRRARSLVELYEQIHTCTKCPLGHSRNKFVFGVGNPNAEILFIGEAPGRDEDLQGEPFVGRAGQLLDKMLAAIHLQREEVYIANILKCRPPDNRDPLPEESAACLPHLAEQIRLLAPRLICSLGRVAAQILMETKAPLSKLRGRFYEFGSARMLVTFHPAALLRNPNFKRDAWEDLKVLRRAYDDLKGQPSNF; via the coding sequence ATGGATGAGTCACTGGCAACGATGGGCCGGGCACTGCGGCAACTGCTGGACACCGAACCCTCGTTGCAGCTATTCGACGACCCCCGCGCGCAGCGGCGCGCGCGGTCGCTTGTGGAACTCTACGAACAGATTCACACGTGCACGAAGTGCCCGCTGGGACACTCGCGAAACAAGTTCGTCTTCGGCGTCGGCAATCCCAACGCCGAAATCCTGTTCATCGGCGAAGCCCCGGGACGGGATGAAGATTTGCAGGGAGAGCCGTTTGTGGGGCGCGCGGGCCAGCTACTCGACAAAATGCTGGCGGCAATCCACCTCCAACGCGAAGAAGTTTACATTGCCAACATCCTGAAATGCCGCCCGCCGGACAATCGCGACCCCCTCCCCGAAGAATCCGCCGCCTGTCTGCCGCACCTGGCGGAGCAGATTCGGCTGCTGGCGCCGCGCCTGATCTGTTCGCTGGGGCGCGTGGCGGCGCAGATTCTCATGGAGACGAAGGCGCCATTGTCCAAGCTGCGCGGCCGGTTTTATGAGTTCGGTTCCGCGCGCATGTTGGTGACATTTCATCCGGCGGCGCTCCTGCGTAATCCCAACTTCAAACGCGATGCCTGGGAGGACCTGAAGGTCTTGCGCAGAGCATACGATGATCTGAAAGGGCAGCCGTCGAACTTTTGA
- a CDS encoding mannose-1-phosphate guanylyltransferase, producing the protein MVHAVILAGGAGERFWPLSRRSRPKQLLPLLGDRSMIEMTIDRISPDIPADRTWVVTGQEIGAAVCERLTQIPKQNILEEPRGNNTCLAIAWAAAELRRRDPDATLVVLSADHAISPVETLRRVLREGVRLAESDDHLITVGITPTRPETAYGYIELGPIFAKTDGITSYQVERFAEKPDRPTAQDYYYDRRHLWNSGMFVWTARALLDALSKHAPGVNTPLMDYIRKSGTGPNNGALQELYDTAECISIDIAVLERADNVVVIQADLAWDDVGSWLALQRLSHKDSHSNVVRGNAVSLETFDTTIYNDSDDLVCAFGVSDLVVVRTGRSVMVAHKSRIDEMKQLMEEIKSDPSWEEYL; encoded by the coding sequence ATGGTTCACGCCGTAATCCTTGCCGGTGGCGCTGGAGAGCGATTCTGGCCGCTGTCGCGCCGCTCGCGCCCCAAGCAGCTATTGCCCTTATTGGGCGACCGTTCGATGATCGAGATGACCATCGATCGCATCAGTCCCGACATTCCCGCCGATCGCACCTGGGTGGTTACCGGACAGGAGATCGGGGCTGCCGTGTGCGAACGGCTCACGCAGATTCCCAAACAGAATATTCTCGAGGAGCCGCGCGGCAACAACACCTGTCTGGCGATTGCCTGGGCTGCCGCCGAGCTGCGACGCCGCGATCCCGATGCCACGCTCGTCGTCCTCTCGGCCGACCACGCAATCTCCCCGGTGGAGACATTGCGCCGTGTTCTCAGGGAAGGCGTCCGCCTGGCGGAATCCGACGATCATCTGATCACCGTTGGGATCACGCCCACGCGCCCGGAGACAGCCTACGGCTACATCGAATTGGGGCCGATCTTCGCCAAAACCGATGGGATCACGTCGTATCAGGTCGAGCGCTTCGCCGAAAAGCCCGACCGTCCCACCGCGCAGGATTACTATTACGACCGTCGGCATCTGTGGAATTCCGGTATGTTTGTCTGGACGGCGCGCGCGCTGCTGGACGCCCTGTCGAAACATGCTCCCGGCGTCAATACGCCGCTGATGGACTACATCAGGAAATCCGGCACCGGCCCGAACAACGGCGCACTGCAGGAGCTCTACGACACGGCCGAGTGCATCTCGATTGACATTGCCGTGCTCGAACGGGCCGACAATGTCGTGGTCATCCAGGCCGATCTGGCATGGGATGATGTCGGCAGTTGGCTGGCCCTGCAGCGGCTGTCGCACAAGGACTCGCACAGCAACGTCGTGCGGGGCAACGCGGTCTCCCTGGAGACATTCGACACGACAATCTACAACGATTCCGATGACTTGGTTTGCGCCTTCGGTGTCTCCGATTTGGTGGTTGTCCGCACCGGACGGTCCGTGATGGTGGCGCACAAGTCCCGGATCGATGAGATGAAGCAACTGATGGAGGAAATCAAGTCCGACCCCTCGTGGGAGGAGTACCTCTGA
- a CDS encoding SPOR domain-containing protein produces the protein MRPVTAPGILAVLLVVSSSPVTADRKGPDPLGFPGDDAVITENVTAHMPDTGAVTAHEYQQPAPSTASTASSLSLQVQFYASPDIAKARDVKSRAEANLPDSITLIYETPYYKLRTGDFRDYDQAEHIAVRLRAMGYETAWVVRVDRARNPRATGE, from the coding sequence ATGAGACCCGTGACCGCGCCGGGGATTTTGGCTGTTCTGCTTGTGGTCAGTTCCTCGCCGGTTACGGCCGATCGCAAGGGTCCCGACCCTCTCGGCTTCCCCGGCGATGATGCCGTCATCACGGAGAATGTCACCGCTCACATGCCCGACACGGGTGCGGTCACAGCGCACGAATACCAACAGCCGGCTCCATCCACTGCGTCCACTGCGTCCTCACTCAGTCTCCAGGTCCAGTTCTACGCGTCGCCGGACATCGCCAAGGCGCGGGATGTCAAGTCGCGCGCCGAGGCGAACCTGCCCGATTCGATCACGCTGATCTATGAAACGCCGTACTACAAGCTGCGCACGGGCGACTTCCGCGATTACGACCAGGCCGAACACATCGCGGTCCGTCTGCGTGCCATGGGATATGAGACCGCCTGGGTCGTGCGCGTCGATCGCGCGCGCAACCCGCGCGCGACGGGTGAATGA
- a CDS encoding L-threonylcarbamoyladenylate synthase, whose protein sequence is MKAPAIIPIDRRDPSRFVPRIVGHLKRAAVVVLPTETQYALAVDAFNIAAVQSVLRLKGRDAGNPLSIFVSGWDALKPLDILTNDRERLLAEAFWPGPLTLVLKTGNRRLLALGGEGSVGIRVSPEPVVRSCLRTLGRPLIATSANPAGRQPPAAAQNQWLQRLAASGSVVWVRPRYYRRGTPSTVVDCRDGHLRVLRHGAIAESQLRRVL, encoded by the coding sequence ATGAAGGCGCCCGCCATTATCCCGATCGACCGCAGAGACCCGTCTCGTTTCGTTCCACGCATCGTTGGCCATCTTAAAAGGGCGGCGGTTGTTGTTCTCCCGACCGAAACGCAATATGCGTTGGCTGTCGATGCCTTTAACATTGCCGCGGTGCAATCAGTGCTCCGGCTCAAGGGACGCGACGCCGGCAACCCGCTGTCGATCTTCGTGTCCGGCTGGGACGCGCTGAAGCCCCTCGATATCCTGACAAACGACCGCGAGCGTCTCCTGGCCGAGGCATTCTGGCCGGGGCCGCTCACGCTGGTGCTCAAGACCGGAAACCGGCGGCTGTTGGCATTGGGGGGAGAGGGGTCGGTCGGGATTCGCGTCAGTCCGGAGCCGGTTGTCCGCTCGTGTCTGCGCACGCTCGGCCGGCCGTTGATTGCAACGAGTGCGAATCCTGCCGGTCGGCAGCCGCCGGCCGCCGCGCAGAATCAATGGTTGCAGAGACTCGCCGCTTCGGGTAGTGTCGTGTGGGTGCGCCCGCGATATTACCGGCGTGGTACTCCCTCAACCGTCGTCGATTGCCGTGACGGGCATCTGCGGGTGCT